In Taeniopygia guttata chromosome Z, bTaeGut7.mat, whole genome shotgun sequence, one genomic interval encodes:
- the ZNG1A gene encoding zinc-regulated GTPase metalloprotein activator 1A, which produces MEDEPCPELVPIGGAEQSDAGPVRKIPVTIITGYLGAGKTTLLNYILTEQHNKRIAVILNEFGEGSALEKSLAISQGGELYEEWLELRNGCLCCSVKDNGVKAIENLMQRRGKFDYILLETTGLADPGAVASMFWVDSELGSDIYLDGIVSVVDAKHGLQHLTEEKPEGLINEASRQVALADLIIINKTDLVSEEELNKVRTSVRSINGFVKILETQRSRVDLSNVLDLHAFDSLSGVSLQKKLEHVKTTQAHLDKAIITVTFDIPGNIKEENLNLFIQNLLWEKNVKDKTGCTMDVIRLKGLVSIQGKSHQVIVQGVHELYDLEETSVAWKEDEKRTNRLVLIGRNLDKEIIKEVFIATVREERGNS; this is translated from the exons ATGGAGGACgagccctgccctgagctggtCCCGATAGGCGGCGCGGAGCAGAGCGATGCCGGCCCCGTCAGGAAGATCCCCGTGACGATCATCACGGGGTACTTGG GAGCTGGAAAAACAACTCTTCTAAATTACATACTGACAGAACAGCACAATAAAAGAATTGCAGTTATTCTGAATGAATTCGGAGAAG GAAGTGCCTTGGAGAAATCTCTGGCAATCAGTCAAGGGGGAGAGCTCTACGAAGAATGGCTGGAGCTCAGAAATGGCTGCTTGTGCTGTTCAGTAAA GGACAATGGTGTGAAAGCAATTGAGAACCTGATgcaaaggagaggaaaatttGACTATATATTGTTAGAAACAACTGGTTTGGCAGATCCAG GAGCTGTGGCCTCCATGTTTTGGGTTGATTCTGAGCTGGGAAGTGACATCTATCTCGATG GTATTGTGTCTGTTGTTGATGCAAAGCATGGATTGCAG cACTTGACAGAGGAGAAACCAGAAGGCCTTATTAATGAAGCATCTCG GCAGGTTGCATTAGCTGATCTTATAATCATCAATAAAACTGATTTGGTTTCAGAGGAAGAATTGAATAAAGTCAGAACATCTGTGAG gTCAATAAATGGATTTGTTAAAATTCTAGAGACGCAAAGATCAAG aGTTGATCTCTCTAATGTCTTGGATCTACATGCTTTTGACAGTTTATCTGGAGTAAG TTTGCAGAAAAAGCTTGAGCATGTAAAGACAACACAAGCGCATCTAGATAAG GCTATAATTACAGTAACATTTGACATTCCAGGaaatataaaagaagaaaacttaaATCTCTTTATTCAG aaTCTTCTGTGGGAGAAGAATGTGAAAGATAAGACTGGATGCACCATGGATGTCATAAGACTGAAG GGACTGGTATCTATTCAAGGCAAATCTCATCAAGTGATAGTCCAAGGTGTCCATGAACTCTATGACCTAGAAGAGACTTCAGTTGCCTGGAAAGAAGATGAAAAGAGAACAAACAGGCTGGTCCTAATTG GCAGGAACTTGGATAAGGAGATCATCAAAGAAGTATTCATAGCCACTGTGAGAGAAGAACgaggaaacagttga